gaaggatgttgaatggCTTGTTTGTTttcgtggatgaggagttgaggaggaatgcgcagtcatcttggcatactagtatttataaccgagtactaatacactcctaagtgggaaaccgtttaggttgtgatcggtgtgaacaggtttgcaattcaatatagcgtggagtaatttggaatgtgacgaaacgcaagctcaaaatttattgacggttcaagtttcgaagtgcggcactattcccggatggagtacttctttttctactctctCCTTTCGGGTTTTAtacggcttatctcaaaattttagtttttccattttataaggctcaatttggttgttccccaacacatgttcacattccaaggtgcattaaatcattgcatgcaagtattaagagaaaattgaccaatgcatgtactttattatCGCCACCAAAACACACCATTGATAAACACAATTTtttatcgccaccaaaacccaccatttcttaagctaaagtagaccaaggtaatccctatattagcatattactaagataaacagaaggcactgtagaaacatttaggacgtgagcttgtcaatctgaatgtggagggagacaagcttagccccggccagcagtttGGGCGGAACTGtcgagaaggtcagctcctgcacgtcgacgtcgccaggatccttgctgcttgtcacctccatttccaccttgacggcgtcggtcgtgcctttgggctcccccggcgggccgttcgcccacagcttggccacgtagtgcggcagtggggacgcccccgctctgatgcagatgaccgacacgacgataggcgcgccgatgtcgagcacaccGCCAACCAAGAAAAATGCGTGGCGGTCCTCCTCCGCAAATAGCAAGAgctgtggctccgacagtggcacttgcagctggagcaccttgccgtactggatcctgtgcacgggcatgggatgcgcgatgctgatgtggtggtagagcgccggcggcgggccttcatagccgcagacaggcacggggcatttgcaaggcgcgagcggacacatgctctggtgatcggcgagcttgtggtaagtgacgtagagcccacagccttcgtgcgggcactccacccttatCGACGAAAGGACAGAGTCCACcgtcgtgttccgcacgtcgaagccaccgcctcgctcgcacttctggcactgccgctggttcccggggcgctcgacgcggcagtccgcgcaggccaggtgccctcccttgcactgcagaaatcaatcgaacagcacatcaatcaagaaacctgcaccttgctcaaccagccgaacggacgaggtgtattcgaacctcatacactggaggcgtcaaggggcagaggcacaaggggcagtggagcacggtgaggtccatcgggaccttagagagctccatcgtcgggtcctgttcggtctgcatgatctcgccctcctcgtgcacaaccatctctcgacttgggccggggtattacaaagctttacagtcacatattttatactactttaaggtgcattaaatcaacacatgcaagtatcaaaaggagagtcacgacatgcatgcatgcgttgtaattaatgcatcggtaaacacaaattattgaaatatatcgagtgcagtgctttgatgtgtcgcgtcaactcgtacatcaacgagaagtttgattatcctctccctcgccgacttaactgcacctgcctttggctgtatgacaggttggccacacacctgtcgggcccacctatcatagcatccctccctcgcccatgagcgtggtggctggcaagactaggagaagctttcgctacacgctctccctcccacacgcggtggacatgcagcagttcaatcggtgtcagatggccagaagcatactgtagtactcctccagtgcagtagtaccccatcattgttcgacttcccgaagaggcgaagagccaagcgcagcccggacgctcgtgtgacagtttcatgtgtagagtattctaggatagcgtgtaccatgcctgtaagcttaaaattgctggggtcggctccatgatatgtggccgtctcgaagttttaaaaaaaattaaaatagtcttctggccctacctgacaccctggtgattgtagtttgcatgcttatctggtcaagacaggaatatatattttaatttgtttttttctttgaaaaggggggactccccggcctctgcatcagaatgatgcatacggccacatatattttaatttgtggtgggtaaatgttagaggttgcagcaaatatattgtacactgcgggtctttcagccaagtttagaggcaagcatgtggggccagtgctatgatgtgtcgcgtcaactcgtacaacaaggagaagcttgattttactacacgccttctccctcacccatgcgcgcggtttctcgcaaacgaggacatgcttttacttagtagtacttctacaacaagctatccgtcccgctcgtggtggacggacatgcagtagtggattcgacactgtagaagcagtagtagtaacatcattattcatcttctcgaagaggcgaagagccaagcgcaaaccaaacgttgcagttgcgaacattggagcacgcatatagccaggctcttgcatgagacaaaattgctatgtgatcccactattgtactagtacgtacaactacttgctagtatagccctgtaaaccagaaaggagtatttgcccttctagagatttcaacaagtgactagactacaccgagacggagtacatatggagcaaaatgagtgaatctgcaccgtaaataaatactccctccgtcccataatataagagcgtttttgacactacactagtgtcaaaaacgttcttatattatggataGAGGgagtacgtactagttctatcgttttcctccccgaggtgcacaatattgagtatactgactagtctctttttgacacgcgttTACGTTTTTTacatagtacagacgcaagcgctcatatacacgcgcatacactcacccctatgaacacacacatgcacgacactatcatcttgaaatttatgaagtcaccataggcacctcgtcgtcgacgggaccaTAGGTGCttcaatgccaaggagggagagggtagcggttcccgagacgttgaactgtcaatgatgcatcctcaattacatgcagagggaattaattggagaagcagaatagagccagcacgatgtgatgcaacagagtttggactctcatataataaaggcgccccaccactccaatccatcgactcccaagtctctgcgcaacactgctcactccaatccaagaccaagtgaccagaagccacaagcacctatggaggcgatggacgcgagcggcagtcagctgtgccaaatcatccaaggcgccggcctgcggccccgcaccgcgcatCGTTTCCAGACGATgttggcgaccgcaggcatcgtagccctcgccgacgccggcttcgcctctcgcatggacgacatgatggtcaactccatccgcaagttcaccgccgtcaagaagcgcgtggacgaccttgccgtactgctccagcccgcgcgcccaggctcctcattgcctgccaccctcatcggcctccatggtgacaaactctttcaagccctggcggccctgcaggtgccggaggtcgcgacaaagaatgtgcaccttgaggtcacgctcgccgcgcagtgcctcgccatgcaagaaaccgtcgacctgcacatccacgtctatgaggaaatcgtctacataggccactacaaggcaagtgaggatagaaagacgttggccttcttccggcagctggaatctttggacgccattgttcagaagcacatcgacgtggccatgaaagccgctgctacttaggcgccattcgatgggccggcgccctgagtcgaggaggtggacgtcgtcgatggatgcatctcttcttcttgcctcctgtaaccagcactgcattgcctcgtggccttaatgttttattagtatagtactcccttcgttcccaaatataagtctttctaaagattcgagcaagtgactactacatacggagcaaaatgagtgaatctacactctaaactatgtctacatacatctgtatgctgtattccatttgaaatagtatctaaaaaggcttatatttatggacggagggagcatatggcatttttattccagtcgtaacgttttcactgtgaggtggggccgcagttgagcaaacccaccccgcccatcgGGCGTCGGCcgcgtttagaattagaagagagaaacgagggaggagagctagctttaGCACGgatgctgttgtcagatgggactcgtgtttatagaataggagtactgagcactcgtgcctcttttttttcttttttgagggaaaaattagtcgtatgtctagtaccactagttgggtgcgtgcgacctatagctgtcatcactttaggtctccttttcgaaccgccgctacgcttcacagtacatattagttcacgcatttatcctcctatatgtactcctaggctatttccacatgctcccattcgctgacatgtggggcatagagcatctgggtcgtagtgcatgcacgactcggagcatatgccagggtactttacatttcagacctcacgaatttcatgcaaaccccccgcagaagaataaataaatgaatgaattactacatgaaaccggattattttcgtggaaaccggagcacgttcattaaattttggccataccacgtttataaaaaatgaccggaccgaaaccagtctaagggcctctttgatttttccgacaaaaaagggcctctttgattcgcaggatactgaaaacacaggaatgggcaaagtatgatggcgatggaccgagacgaggagaactctaactcagttagaggttagagttagattctaacccgga
This portion of the Triticum dicoccoides isolate Atlit2015 ecotype Zavitan chromosome 7A, WEW_v2.0, whole genome shotgun sequence genome encodes:
- the LOC119329934 gene encoding putative E3 ubiquitin-protein ligase SINA-like 6, whose product is MVVHEEGEIMQTEQDPTMELSKCKGGHLACADCRVERPGNQRQCQKCERGGGFDVRNTTVDSVLSSIRVECPHEGCGLYVTYHKLADHQSMCPLAPCKCPVPVCGYEGPPPALYHHISIAHPMPVHRIQYGKVLQLQVPLSEPQLLLFAEEDRHAFFLVGGVLDIGAPIVVSVICIRAGASPLPHYVAKLWANGPPGEPKGTTDAVKVEMEVTSSKDPGDVDVQELTFSTVPPKLLAGAKLVSLHIQIDKLTS